Genomic segment of Veillonella parvula DSM 2008:
CGTTTTTGAACGTGAAGTAGGTCTCAATGACTTTGTAGATACAGGTATTCTTATCGATGCTGTATTGAGCCGCGAGTTGATTAAAAATATCTTTGTTCCTAGTACACCGCTTCATGATGGGGCCTTGATTATTCGTGATGGGAGAATTCGTGCAGCAGGCTGTTTGTTGCCGTTGACTGAGGACCGCACATTGAGTACTGAACTAGGTACACGTCACCGTGCAGCTATTGGCTTGTCTGAGCAAACTGACGCTGTTGTAATCGTTGTCAGTGAGGAAACAGGGACCATTTCTTATACATATGGCGGTCATATTTATCGCCATTTACCAGAGGATCAAATTAAAGAGGCATTGCGCACCTTTATGGAACGCCCTCGTCAAACCATTACTAGTATGTGGAAATGGAGGGCAAATAAATGATGATTCATTTGAAACGCAATTGGCCTGCTAAATTATTATCCTTGTTAGCAGCTATCGTCATGTGGTTCTTTATTATGCGCGATCAGAATCCTGTGATGGAAGTAACCTACACAATACCTGTACAGGTTCAAAATCTCAATTCTGGCTATATCATAGAAGACGCACCAGATGTGGTCCGTGTTGTTCTGGCTGGTCCACGAGATACCATTATGTCTATGAAATCAGATAATTTACGAGCTTATATTGATGCATCCGGTGTAAAACCAGGTCAAAATAATGTAACTATTAATTTTACTCCTCCGGCAGGAATGAATCTTGTGGAGGTTAAACCAGATACCATCACCATCAATGTTGACGAATATGCAGAGAAAACGATTCCTGTTGAAATAGTTCCAATCGGTAAGTTCTCTGATGATATTGCTTTGAAATCGGTAACGATTGTGCCGAAAGAGGTAACTGTTTCTGGTCGTAAGCAACAAGTTAATGCAGTGAGCAAGGTTGTCATGAAAGTCAATGTGGCTGGTCAAACGAAGAACTTTAGCGCTGTTAGTACCTTAGAAGCTTGGGATACGGCAGGTAATGTACTGGATGTACATATTAATCCAAACCAAGGTCAAGCACAATATGAACTTAACTTATTACGTAAAGAAAAGGCAGTTCCTATTACTGTTCCGACTGTTGGTACAGTAGCAGAAGGTTATGAAGTTAAATCTACGTCTGCTACACCAACGCAACTAACGGTTACCGGTCGTGAAGAAATGATTGATTCCGTTACAGAAATACAAACAGAACCTATCGATGTATCGGGTGCTACCGAAACTGTACAGGGAAACTATAATTTAGTGTTACCAAATGGTGTTAATAGCAATACCACAACGGTACGGGTGAAAGTAGAAATACAAAAGAAAGTACTTAATGGATGATAAGTTTTTTATGAGGCTTTGAAATCTTGCGATGAAGACCCTAATAGAGTGAATATTTCTCTATTAGGGCCTTTTTATGATTTATATATTAGCTTTTATAGTAGTGTTGTATAATAAAGATGTATAACTATTTTCTTACAGATCAAGTGGTAAAGAATTTTGGTCAAAGATTAAAGAAGTAGGCTCGCCTAAAAGGGAGGCTTTAATAGGAAAGATATGATTAGAATAATAAATCTCCGCGTAGCTGTTACGGTTAAGTCGGATATCAAAAGTATTGTAGAAAAGAAATATCCCCCGTTACGTGGCGCTATCGAAACGATTCATGTTGTTCGACGTGCCGTAGA
This window contains:
- the cdaA gene encoding diadenylate cyclase CdaA, yielding MHIDALIHTFRLLDIVDIIIVAIGIYYLYKLLKDTRAVSLLKGLVMLAILNLLSHLLNLYVINWILQQSMTVLLFALPVVFQPELRRALEQLGRGRIFSKAQNVNEEEMDMAINEVMAAARVMSREHTGALIVFEREVGLNDFVDTGILIDAVLSRELIKNIFVPSTPLHDGALIIRDGRIRAAGCLLPLTEDRTLSTELGTRHRAAIGLSEQTDAVVIVVSEETGTISYTYGGHIYRHLPEDQIKEALRTFMERPRQTITSMWKWRANK
- a CDS encoding CdaR family protein → MMIHLKRNWPAKLLSLLAAIVMWFFIMRDQNPVMEVTYTIPVQVQNLNSGYIIEDAPDVVRVVLAGPRDTIMSMKSDNLRAYIDASGVKPGQNNVTINFTPPAGMNLVEVKPDTITINVDEYAEKTIPVEIVPIGKFSDDIALKSVTIVPKEVTVSGRKQQVNAVSKVVMKVNVAGQTKNFSAVSTLEAWDTAGNVLDVHINPNQGQAQYELNLLRKEKAVPITVPTVGTVAEGYEVKSTSATPTQLTVTGREEMIDSVTEIQTEPIDVSGATETVQGNYNLVLPNGVNSNTTTVRVKVEIQKKVLNG